The genomic stretch AAAATTTAATGTTTTGGCGATCGCAGGTATCACTCATCTACCAAAAGTTTAACTATACTTAGCACTGGAATAATTTGATATTGATGAAAATGATACTAGGATACTGAAGAAATTTTGTTTTTTTTCCGAGAGCTATACTATTACATTAGATTATGACATCAGTCACTATAATATTAGATTTCTTTAAGAAATCATAGTTTAGGATGTTGAGTGTAAAATTTATTATTTATGTAATTTTTTTTATTCTCTAATTTATTTTTATTTTACAACAGATCTTTTTAACTGCGTTTTAGGTTATTTAATCAAAATTTAACACCCATAAAATTAAATTTCTCAATAAAAAGTAATAGTAAAGAAAGATATAATAAAAATATAATTTTGTATATAACTATCACACTGTCCCCCGATTAGGCATAAATTAGATAATAAATATAGTGCATAGTATAAAAACATAATCTCTTGTTTAATCGATGTTCTCAAAATGACATACATTTTATGGCTAATTATAATCCCAGAAACTTTCTTATTTTGGCAGTAGATGATAATTCTATTAATCGTATTTTACTGGAGAAACTTCTAAAAAAAGAAGGATATAAAATTTCAATTTTGAGTACGAGCGAAGATGTTATGCCTTATCTAGTAAAAATGACTCCAGATCTTATTTTATTGGATTTGATGATGCCTAACATTAATGGTTTAGAACTTTGTGAAAGAATTAAACTCAATCCTAACTTTCAAGAAATCCCCGTTATTTTTATTACTGCGAGTGATGAAAAACAAGATTTGCTAAAGGCTTTCGATTTAGGAGCAGTAGATTACATTACAAAACCTTTTCATAATCAAGAATTATTAGCGAGAATTAAAAATCATTTAGAATTAAAATTTACAAGGGATGAGTTAAAAAAAGCATTAGTAGAATTAGAAAAATTAGCTAAAACCGATGATTTAACTGGTATTTCAAACCGTCGTCATTTTATTTCTTTAGCAGAAAGAGAATTTAATTTAGCAAGAAGACAAAAAAGATCTTTTTCTTTACTGATTTTAGATATTGATTATTTTAAAAAAATTAATGACACCTATGGTCATCCAGTCGGAGATTTAGTTATTCAATTCGTGGCACAACAATGTGTTTTATGTATCAGAAAAGAAGATTTATGTGCTAGATGGGGAGGGGAGGAGTTTATCATTTTTCTTTCGGAAACTAACTTAGAAGATGCTGTATTGGTAGCTAATCGAATTAGGACAAATATTTATAATGAAATTATTGATATAGATTCTTATAAAATCAGTTTAACTGTGAGTATTGGAGTTTCTGTTTACAAATCTGATGATACCAGTGTTAGTCAGGCTATTTCTAGGAGTGATATGGCATTATATCAAGCAAAAAATAGTGGTAGAAATCGTGTTGTCGATCAAGATGGTATTTTATATGAAGATAAGGGCTAAAGCCCTTTTTAAGAGGGGAAAAATTAATTAACAATTTAAACAGCTAAACGTTTTTGTAAGCTATCATGAGCGAATAATTGAGCCTCTACTTGTTCACAAATGCGATGATAGGTGATTAAATGTATTTCTTGAACGTAGGGAGTATGTTTTTCTTTTACGAAAAGAGGATAATCAATTAAACTATTCATCATTCCTCCATCATTTCCTGCCATGCCAATGGTTATCATTCCTTTTTCCTTGGCTGCTTTTAAAGCAAGAATAATATTACGAGATCTTCCAGATGTAGATAATGCCCAAAGGATGTCCCCTGCTTTGCCAAAACATTGTACTTGACGAGCAAAAATTGTTTCAAATTCATGATCATTACTCCAAGCTGTTAAGGTTGCAGGATTTGTCCCTAATGCGATCGCAGGTAAACCAGGTCGATCGATTTGAAAACGTCCGACAAATTCTGCTGCAATATGTTGTGCATCGGCGGCTGAACCTCCATTACCACAAATTAAAAGAGTATGCCCTGACTGAAAATGAGAAGCAACTACTTTACTCACTTGATCTATCGATCGACAATACTTTTGGTCTAAGGCCTCTTGTAATGATTTTAAACGTTCTTGTACCCAATAATTCAATGGTTTTTCTCCTCACCCTTGATAATTACAGAAATTCTACACTAATTTCCATCTTAATTTTTAATAGTTTAACTATAGCAGTCCTAAATCACTTATGGAAAATCAACTAATATTCGAGTAACCTAAGACTTATCTAAATTTATTGAGAATAAGATAACAAACAAAAAATAATAGTTTAACAGATTCTGATCAACCTAAAATTTACAATTTATAGATAAAGATACTTTCAGAATTGTTGGCTATTATTGGCACTTTACAAATAATTTAGAGTCACTACAGCATTTAATTTTAATCTCCGTAGTTAATTGTCAACTATCACTATTAATAATTTCTAACTGCAAACTTGGGAAACTAAAGCCATAACATCACTGCGACTAAGTTTTGGTTTTCCTAAAATAAGAACTTCTAAAGTCGCATGGGCAAGAGTTAAAGGTATTTGACAAAATTGTAAAGCAGGTCCTTTGGGTAATGATTTAGTATAAGAATCCGCTAAACTAAGATTATAACGAGCGTATTTGTGCATATCATCCAATTGCCAACCTTCAGGGAAAAAACTAACTCCTCTCATTTTATCTTCTCGATAGTTGCGAAGAATATTAACGGCTTGTAAACCCCTACCAAAACCAATAGCCTCCTCTCGATTTGTTTGGGTGTTGTCATACCATCCCCATAAATCTGATAACAGTAAACCCACTGCACCAGCAACACTAAAAGTGTATTGATCTAAATTAGATTTTGTTTTGATTGTCCAATTATTTTCTGCCCAATAAGCCATTCTATCTGCCATCGCCGCCGTTGCATCCCAAATTCTCGAAGCAATACTTGGCGGTGCTAATAATGCCCATTCCCCAAAGCGATAACTAACGTCAGGTATTAAGTTTTGATAAGATTTAACTGCTTCCGTCATTTCCTCACGAGTAATATTTTCATGTCCTGATTGTAATGCTAAACTAATTTCTTTCAAAATTTTTACTTTAAGCTGATTGTCAATACCTGGATGATCTTCGATTTCATCGATCGCTCTCATACAAAGGTAAGCAGATGTAACAGCTTCTTGAAGACCATCGGGTAAACGACTAATTGGAATATAGAAGGTGCGACTGGTTTCCTTGAGAGTTTTTAAGGCATCTTTCTTCAAATTCATTGATATTCACTCCTCACGCCCATTAAACGGGATAATACTAACACTGTTTAGGTAATCTTAACTGAATCTTCTCTAAATAGAATGAAAAATTTTTCTGACCTAGTGGGTGATTATTTCCCCAATTTTGGTTTTAGATAAGAAATTGAAGACCATTTTACAACAAATAAACAAAT from Geminocystis sp. NIES-3709 encodes the following:
- a CDS encoding diguanylate cyclase; amino-acid sequence: MANYNPRNFLILAVDDNSINRILLEKLLKKEGYKISILSTSEDVMPYLVKMTPDLILLDLMMPNINGLELCERIKLNPNFQEIPVIFITASDEKQDLLKAFDLGAVDYITKPFHNQELLARIKNHLELKFTRDELKKALVELEKLAKTDDLTGISNRRHFISLAEREFNLARRQKRSFSLLILDIDYFKKINDTYGHPVGDLVIQFVAQQCVLCIRKEDLCARWGGEEFIIFLSETNLEDAVLVANRIRTNIYNEIIDIDSYKISLTVSIGVSVYKSDDTSVSQAISRSDMALYQAKNSGRNRVVDQDGILYEDKG
- a CDS encoding SIS domain-containing protein, whose protein sequence is MNYWVQERLKSLQEALDQKYCRSIDQVSKVVASHFQSGHTLLICGNGGSAADAQHIAAEFVGRFQIDRPGLPAIALGTNPATLTAWSNDHEFETIFARQVQCFGKAGDILWALSTSGRSRNIILALKAAKEKGMITIGMAGNDGGMMNSLIDYPLFVKEKHTPYVQEIHLITYHRICEQVEAQLFAHDSLQKRLAV
- a CDS encoding squalene/phytoene synthase family protein, which translates into the protein MNLKKDALKTLKETSRTFYIPISRLPDGLQEAVTSAYLCMRAIDEIEDHPGIDNQLKVKILKEISLALQSGHENITREEMTEAVKSYQNLIPDVSYRFGEWALLAPPSIASRIWDATAAMADRMAYWAENNWTIKTKSNLDQYTFSVAGAVGLLLSDLWGWYDNTQTNREEAIGFGRGLQAVNILRNYREDKMRGVSFFPEGWQLDDMHKYARYNLSLADSYTKSLPKGPALQFCQIPLTLAHATLEVLILGKPKLSRSDVMALVSQVCS